The sequence CGGAGGGGTGCTCGCCGTTGGTGGGGAGGCATTCGGTGAAGGCCAGCTTCGCCTCGGTGAAGCCGTAGGTGGACATGATGGCGACGTTTTCCGCACCCATCTCGGAGCAGAGCTCTTTGAGTTTCCGGCGCATGCCGGCGGGGACTTTCTCGCCGCCGAGGACGAGGCGCTTGAGGTTTTTCCAGCGGGATCCGGCGGCCATCCCCTCCTGCAGTAGGTGGTAGAGGAAGGTGGGCATGGCGATGATCGCATCGGGGTCGATCTTGTCGATGATGCGGATGTTGCCATCGGTGCCGACGGTTTTGCCGCCGCCGGTGGAGAGCATGAAGGTGTTGTGTCCGGTGCCCGCGTAATGCGCCTGCCAGAAGGCGAGGTGTGGGGCGAAGGGGAAGGCGTTGACGTGTTTGTTGGACGGATCCGATTGGCAGAGCTGCATGAGGCGGCGCCCCCCTTCCGTCAGGCGGGCGATGTCATGCTGCGTGTATAGAAATGGGACGGGAGCGGAGGAGCGGCCTGTGGTGCTGGTGAGGAGAATGGGGCGGAGTTCCTTTTCGAGGGCGGCTTTCGCGTTGGATGGGCCGGCGGTGAGGGCTCTGAAAATGGTGCGCCATTCCTTTTTCAGGGCGGCCTCATCGGGGATGATCGCGAAGTCGCGCGGGTTTTCAAAGTCGGCCTTGGAGGTGAAAGGCAGTTGCGTGAGATCGTCGGTGGTGCGGATGTCGCGGGGATCGATTCCGTTTTCCGAGAACATGTTCCGGTAGAACCTGGCGAACGGTACGGCGCGGGTTTGCAGGAAGCGCCTGAGCAGCGCGTCCTGGTGGAGGCGCAGGGCTTCAGGCGACGCGTTCGCCCACCATTTGCTTGTCGGGTTTTTCATCGGAGCGGGTCTCTGTGAGGGCGCGGATATCATCCAGGTGGTCGAGTGCGACCTTGCGGCCGGCCTCGATGAAGCGCTCGAAGTTCGCGTAGTCGTTCCATGGCGCGGAGAAATGCTCGGGGCGCAGGGCGATGTCGGCTCGCTTCAGGGAATCGTGGGCGATGCGCACCTGGGCGCAGCGGATCGACTGGCGGAAGGTGTCCACGATGTTTCCCTTCGCGAGGAAGTTGATGTTGCGGTTGATGGCGGACAGGCATCGGTTTGCAAGCGATTGAGGCGGGATCTCATCCTCATCGCCTCGGTACATGCCGGCATCGACCTGCTCGAAGGTAGGGATCACGGAAACGGCGATGACCTTGTCCACGTCCGTGAATTTCCGCAGGGCGCCGACCGGGATGGGATCGACCACGCCGCCATCGACACAGCGGCGTCCGTTGAGGATGACGGGGGCGATGATGCCGGGCATGGCGCAGGAGGCGTGCACCGCATCGGCGATTTTCCCTGTGCGGAGGACGAGGCGCTCCTTGGTGTCCAGATCGGCGGAGATGACGAGGAGTTTCCTTTCCAGATCCTCGAAGCGCAGATTGCCGAGCGAGCGCTCCAGATGAGCCTTCGCCTTGAGGCCTCGGAAAAGTCCCTGCATAGGCGGGAAGATCGGATCGGCGAGTTTCCAGAGCTGGCGGCGGTCGTGCATTTCCTCGGCGAGCTTCACCAGATCGTCGCCGGAAAAGCCGGCCGCCCAGAGTGCGCCGACGTAGGAGCCCATCGAGGAGCCGGAGATTGCATGGATCTCGATCCCGTTTTCCTCAAGCACCTGGAGCACACCGACATGGGCGAGCCCGCGCGCACCGCCGGACGAGAGGGCGAGGCCGAGCTTCGGCTTCTCGGCGGCAGGCTGCAGCGGGCGTTCTCGCCGGTAAGGGCGGGGATCGCCTTTGAGCTTGCGGAGGATTTTTCCAAACATGGATGCGGGCGGTGTGGAACGCGGATCCTTTCCCACGATTCATGTTTACATTACTCCGGCACGCCTCCGATAGCAAACCATTCCCGATTGCCCGCCAGCGGGCAATCGCCTACAGATGCGGAGTGCACCCGCTCCGACATGCCGCCGCCATCCTCGCCAGCTCAGCGATCTCTTGGGGCGCACCCGCTCCGCTGGAGAAGCTGGAAAATTGCACGCTGGTAAAGACCGGATGGGCGGACGGCGACAGTTTTCTTGTTAGAACCGCGGATGGGAAAGAGCTGACCGTGCGACTCTACGGCGCGGATTGCATCGAATACCACGTCACGGATGAAAGCGATGCCCGCAGGCTGCGCGAGCAGCGGAGGTATTTCGGCATCTCCGGTTTCGGGGGGGCTGCGGAGAAATCCATCGCGCTTGCCAAAAGCCTCGGCGGGCTGGCAGCGGAGGAAGTGGTTCGGGCTCTCGGGAAACCGTTCACCGTGCACACCTCTTTCGCGGATGCGCGCGGGGACGGGAGATACCAGCGCATCTACGGCTTCGTCACCACCGCCGATGGCGAGGATCTCGCCAGCCATCTCGTCAAGATGGGCCTTGCCCGCGCCTTCGGCGTTTACAAGCAGACACCCCTTGGGAAGTCCGGCAACGAATACCGCGCCGAGCTCGCAGACCTGGAGCTGCGCGCCGCAAGGCTGGGAAAAGGAGCATGGAAGAAGACCGATTGGGATCAGCTCCCGGAGGAAAGGCGGGCACAGCGTGAGGAGGAGGCGGAGCTGGAAATCGCGACCGGGGCGAAGCGGGAATTCACGGGAAGCCCTGTCAACATCAACAGCGCCGCCCGCGACGAACTGATGCGCATCCCCGGCATCGGCGAGGTCACCGCGAACCGCATCATCGAAGGCCGCCCCTACGATGAACCGGCTGACCTGCAAAAGGTCGAGGGCATCGGCGCGAGGACGGCGGAACGGCTTCTGGGCTACCTGGATTTCGGAAAACCCCGGTAGCCGGGAATCACCTCAGCCCGACCGGCTTTTCGAGGATCTCCTTGAGGACGAATGCGCTGCGCAGCTCGCTGCGCTTGTGCAGGCGATTTCTGATACTCCCTGCAGGCGCGGTGGAAACGGCCCGTTCTCCGGCCTGCTTCGGCGCTTTTGTTGTGCGCGCGCTCTTGGCCTTCTTGAACTCCCGCGCCCGTTCCATGAGAGCCTGCTGGCGGCTGAGCTCGGCGCTTGGATCGAAAGCCTCGAGAAGCGGCGGCGGGCTTTGCCTGCGCAGATCGGGAACGGCGGGGCGCACGGCGTCCGGCACTGCAGCTCCCGAAGGCGGGAGCGGCGGCGGGACGGCAGGCCTCGGGATCCGGCGCTCCGCCTCCATCTCGAATTCCTCGAGTTCATCGGGATGGTAGCCGCCCTCATCCTTCGCCTCGGAGCGCGATTTCAACCACTGCGCGATAGCCCCGACTATCAGGATGATGACGTAGAAATATTCCGAGATGAAATCCATGAAAACGCGACTTTATTTCCCTTCCGCAAGCTCTGCCTTGAAATCCCCCATCGCCCACTGGATGCCGGCCAGGTAGTGGGCCAGCACCTTCGGGTGCCAGTACATCTCGTGGTTGTGGCCGATGGAGCAGTAGAAAACCTTGCCCTTCTCCCAGTTCCGCGCCCATGCCACACCGTAGTCGCTGTCCTTGCGCTTCATCCCGCCGACCTTGTCGGATTTCTCCGGATCGAGGCGGAGCAACATCTCCACCTTCGAGGAGTCGTAGGGCTCCTTGAACTGATAGATCTCCTCGTTGAACTCAAGCCGCTCCCCGCCGAACATCGCCGCCAGCGGATGTTTCTCCATCCCCGGCTCGACGTAGATGCTCACCTTCTTGTTGGCATTCCACGGATGCCCGTCGAAGTAGCCGTTGATCATCTCGCCGTACTCCGGCCAGTCGTAGAAGGTGTCCGTCGCCGCATGGATTCCTACGAAACCGCCGCCGCGCTTCACGTAGGACATAAGGTTGTCCCGCAGGGTCATCTCGCGTTGCTTCGCGGCTTTCTTTTCCTCGTCGGACATCTTTTTCATCTCCTCCTTAGAGGGCGCAAAGGGGTTTTGCGTGGTGCTCAGGAAACAGATCGCATCGAACCCGGCGATATTGTCCTTTTCGAAATTCGCAAGGTCGTCGCTCACCACGGTTTCAAACGCCCCGGTCATTTTCCCCATCTCCGTGAGAGCCAGCTTACCGGTAACGATGGAGGCGTGGCGGAAGCCTGCGGTGCGTGAGAACACGAGGAGCTTGCGGGGCTTGACGGGCTTCGCGAATGCATCCGCCGGCAGGGCGGCTGCGATCTTTTCCTGGGCACCGGCAGGCGGCTGCTCAGTGGCCGGATTGTAGGCGACGAGGCCGAGGGTGATCGCGCCAAGGACGCTTGCGGGTATCAGTGCTTTCATTGGGGGTCGCGGTTCGGGTGCATCATCCACATTCCGGCGCACACTGCCCACCAAAATCTTTCCGTGCTTCCCAAGCTGGGGAATCCCCGCCTAACAACCCATGAATTCAGGATATTGGATGTTTTCCTGCTCCCCCGCCCCACCTTGAGCGCCCCAATCCCTTATTTCATCATGGTTCCGTTGAATTTTCCCGGAAACTTGCGTTGCGGGCCGGCGCAACGGCTGTTTCAGGTGCCTTCGGAAGAAAAGCAAATTCGTGGAGGTCAGACCCGCCAATGAATCCTGCATTGACCTGGGACGGAAAAATTTCATCTTGCTCCGAGACAGGAGTTTTGCCCTAGCTGTATGGCGAAATAACAACCATGGAAACAAAGCATCTCTTGCAAGCATTTCCATTTGTCGCATGTCTTCTTGTCGGATGCGGCAGGGGCTGGCAGATGGATTACGGCAAGCCGGAGGCGCAGTTTCTTCAGGATAGCGTGACCACCCAGGGCAAGGCATGGGTGGGCAAGAAGATTACGGTAAAGGGCGTGGTTACAAAGGTCGAAGTCTCGGATCCGAATGAGGCATGGGTCGAATTGGAAAATGGGATCAAATGCAATTTCCATGAGATGAGGCAGATGGCTGAGAGCGCCAAGGTGGGGGAGACCGTCTATGTGGATGGATTCCTGAAGCGTTGCGACGAAGGTGATGTCCTGATCGATCCCGCGATGTTGCGCGACCCAACCGCTCCGTTCACACCACAGTAACCAAGACGCCGAACCTGCGGCCCGGATGAAATCGGAGACTTGCCCCGGCGTGCCATTCCCATGACGGGCGTGCGGCCACTTGCAACATTCCCGGAACTTGCAACCAGCATGAGACTCGGTCGCCCGCCAACGCTCTTGGCACAAGCACCGCCCATTGCTGGAACAGCCCGGCTGCCACCGTGATCCCCGAGCCTTCTGCCGGGGGCATTCACTTCTTCGGGGAAACCTCCTTATGCCACGCCTCATGGAGCGCCCGCAGGCGAGCTACGGTCTCCGGTTCGGCCTTGAGGTGATCCACCGCCTCCGGGTTTTCGCCCGTGAGGTTGTGGAGGGAGAGGACGGGTTCATCGAGACCCCCCGGGGTCATGGAGATCAGCTTCCAATCCCCGTCGCGCACCGCCCAGTCGCCGCGCCATGCGAAGTGAAGGACACCGCCGTAGGGCGATGGGGCAGCAGCGGATTCGATCAGCGGCAGGAGGCTGTGGCCATCAAGAGCGGCGGCACCGGATTCGCGCTTGATCCCGCAAAGCTCCATGACCGTGGGAAACCAGTCCATGACGGTCATCATCTGGTCGCGCACCTTTCCTTGCGGCAATCTTCCAGGATAGCTGATGATGGCGGGCACTCGGATGCCACCCTCCAGGAAGGTCGCCTTGTGGCCTATCCATTTTCCCGTATTGCCTGCGCCGCTCGCGGCGTAAAGGTGCCCCTTGGGTAGCCCGCTGGTGTGCTTATCACCCCTGATCCGCATGAACGTTTCCTCCGAGTGACCGTTGTCGCTCATGAAGACGATGACCGTATCCTTGCGAAGCCCCAGTTCGTCCAGCTTATCCACAACCCGACCGATGTAGTGGTCGGTGGTGGAGATCATCGCCGCATAGGAACGCAGTGCAGGATCTTCAAGCGAGGCATAAAGCTCATCGAATTTCGCGAGCGCCTGCTCCGGGTAATGGGGAAGGTTCAGTGCGAGGTACAGGAAAAACGGCTTGTCCCGGTTTTCATCGATGAAATCCAGGGACTTACTTACAATGAGTTCCGGGAAATACTCGCCCGGCGCGAACACCTCCGTGGTTCCCTCGTAGAGATCGTGGAAGCCATTGCCATGCAGGAAATGGTGATTGTAGTTGTCGATGAAGCCGCCGCGTATCCCGAAAAAATCATCGAAGCCCTGCTGCTCCGGCCCGTGGTCGCGGTGGGCGCCCAGATGCCATTTCCCGAAGAGGCCGGTGCGGTATCCCGCAGCCTTGAGGGCTTCCGCCAGCGTCACTTCCGCCAGCGCCATGTTGATGCCCTTGGCTCCCCCCATTTGCCCTTGCGTCCAGTCTGTCACCCCGCCGCGCTGAGGATGCCTTCCGGTCAGCAAGGCCGCGCGAGACGGACAGCACACCGTATGCGCGTAAGCTTGGGTGAACCTCACGCCGCTCGCCGCGAGCTTGTCGATATTCGGGGTGATGAGTGCGGTGGAGCCGTAGCAGTTCGCATCGAGCGTGCCTTGGTCATCGGTGAACAGGA comes from Akkermansiaceae bacterium and encodes:
- a CDS encoding sulfatase-like hydrolase/transferase, coding for MSLRALAIFLALSSLQIGAGHTRPNVIILFTDDQGTLDANCYGSTALITPNIDKLAASGVRFTQAYAHTVCCPSRAALLTGRHPQRGGVTDWTQGQMGGAKGINMALAEVTLAEALKAAGYRTGLFGKWHLGAHRDHGPEQQGFDDFFGIRGGFIDNYNHHFLHGNGFHDLYEGTTEVFAPGEYFPELIVSKSLDFIDENRDKPFFLYLALNLPHYPEQALAKFDELYASLEDPALRSYAAMISTTDHYIGRVVDKLDELGLRKDTVIVFMSDNGHSEETFMRIRGDKHTSGLPKGHLYAASGAGNTGKWIGHKATFLEGGIRVPAIISYPGRLPQGKVRDQMMTVMDWFPTVMELCGIKRESGAAALDGHSLLPLIESAAAPSPYGGVLHFAWRGDWAVRDGDWKLISMTPGGLDEPVLSLHNLTGENPEAVDHLKAEPETVARLRALHEAWHKEVSPKK
- a CDS encoding AMP-binding protein, coding for MKNPTSKWWANASPEALRLHQDALLRRFLQTRAVPFARFYRNMFSENGIDPRDIRTTDDLTQLPFTSKADFENPRDFAIIPDEAALKKEWRTIFRALTAGPSNAKAALEKELRPILLTSTTGRSSAPVPFLYTQHDIARLTEGGRRLMQLCQSDPSNKHVNAFPFAPHLAFWQAHYAGTGHNTFMLSTGGGKTVGTDGNIRIIDKIDPDAIIAMPTFLYHLLQEGMAAGSRWKNLKRLVLGGEKVPAGMRRKLKELCSEMGAENVAIMSTYGFTEAKLAFTECLPTNGEHPSGFHIYPDMCFIEIIDPESGERVPDCQPGEIVLTHLDSRGTIVLRYRTGDLIEKGITREPCPHCGRTCPRLLGKISRVSDFRNLAIDKLKGTLVDFNKLENILDDTEGLGAWQIELRKRNDDPLESDIVLVHAVVMKGGEEQLRESIYHRFLSSTEFAPNEIQFHSWDEMRKLQGVGKELKEQKVKDNRPKA
- a CDS encoding patatin-like phospholipase family protein → MFGKILRKLKGDPRPYRRERPLQPAAEKPKLGLALSSGGARGLAHVGVLQVLEENGIEIHAISGSSMGSYVGALWAAGFSGDDLVKLAEEMHDRRQLWKLADPIFPPMQGLFRGLKAKAHLERSLGNLRFEDLERKLLVISADLDTKERLVLRTGKIADAVHASCAMPGIIAPVILNGRRCVDGGVVDPIPVGALRKFTDVDKVIAVSVIPTFEQVDAGMYRGDEDEIPPQSLANRCLSAINRNINFLAKGNIVDTFRQSIRCAQVRIAHDSLKRADIALRPEHFSAPWNDYANFERFIEAGRKVALDHLDDIRALTETRSDEKPDKQMVGERVA
- a CDS encoding helix-hairpin-helix domain-containing protein, with the translated sequence MHPLRHAAAILASSAISWGAPAPLEKLENCTLVKTGWADGDSFLVRTADGKELTVRLYGADCIEYHVTDESDARRLREQRRYFGISGFGGAAEKSIALAKSLGGLAAEEVVRALGKPFTVHTSFADARGDGRYQRIYGFVTTADGEDLASHLVKMGLARAFGVYKQTPLGKSGNEYRAELADLELRAARLGKGAWKKTDWDQLPEERRAQREEEAELEIATGAKREFTGSPVNINSAARDELMRIPGIGEVTANRIIEGRPYDEPADLQKVEGIGARTAERLLGYLDFGKPR
- a CDS encoding ThuA domain-containing protein: MKALIPASVLGAITLGLVAYNPATEQPPAGAQEKIAAALPADAFAKPVKPRKLLVFSRTAGFRHASIVTGKLALTEMGKMTGAFETVVSDDLANFEKDNIAGFDAICFLSTTQNPFAPSKEEMKKMSDEEKKAAKQREMTLRDNLMSYVKRGGGFVGIHAATDTFYDWPEYGEMINGYFDGHPWNANKKVSIYVEPGMEKHPLAAMFGGERLEFNEEIYQFKEPYDSSKVEMLLRLDPEKSDKVGGMKRKDSDYGVAWARNWEKGKVFYCSIGHNHEMYWHPKVLAHYLAGIQWAMGDFKAELAEGK